Proteins encoded within one genomic window of Mesorhizobium sp. AR10:
- a CDS encoding DUF2161 domain-containing phosphodiesterase produces the protein MQETSLYIPVKRFLEGLEFTVKGEVGGCDVVGVRDGEPPVLVICELKLQFNLELVLQGIDRAAACDEVWLAARMSARGKGREHDRRFRALCRRLGFGLLAVTSKGEVELLLSPAALPPRRDPKRRSRLMDEHQRRRGDPVVGGGSRAPIMTAYRQDALACAAAMADGPKRPRDLKAISPRAANILLHNVYGWFARAERGVYALTEGGHAALLRWPQPAHDQGG, from the coding sequence ATGCAGGAGACGTCTCTCTACATCCCGGTGAAGCGGTTTCTTGAGGGCCTGGAATTCACTGTCAAAGGCGAAGTCGGTGGCTGCGATGTCGTGGGGGTGCGCGACGGCGAGCCGCCGGTGCTCGTCATCTGCGAACTGAAGCTGCAGTTCAACCTCGAACTGGTCCTGCAAGGCATCGATCGTGCCGCGGCATGCGATGAAGTCTGGCTCGCGGCGCGGATGTCGGCCCGCGGCAAGGGCCGTGAGCATGATCGCCGCTTCCGGGCGCTTTGCCGGCGGCTCGGCTTCGGGCTTCTGGCAGTTACCAGCAAGGGCGAGGTCGAACTGTTGCTCAGTCCGGCCGCCCTGCCGCCACGGCGAGACCCCAAGCGACGGTCGCGGCTGATGGACGAACACCAGCGCCGGCGCGGCGACCCTGTGGTCGGGGGCGGTTCGCGCGCGCCGATCATGACCGCTTATCGGCAGGATGCGTTGGCCTGCGCCGCCGCGATGGCGGACGGCCCGAAGCGCCCGCGCGACCTGAAGGCCATTTCCCCTCGCGCGGCCAATATCCTGCTTCACAATGTCTATGGATGGTTCGCCAGGGCCGAGCGCGGGGTCTATGCCCTTACCGAAGGTGGCCATGCAGCCTTGTTGCGCTGGCCGCAACCGGCTCACGACCAAGGAGGATGA
- a CDS encoding DUF1254 domain-containing protein — MAIVALAIAGGLTSASTSQAQDVTVAEAREIAKEAYVYGFPMVDNYRIQYAYFVDTKNPEYKAPWNQLTNIPRVYTPEDKAIQTPNSDTPYSMIGMDLRAEPMVLTVPPIEKDRYFSIQLIDAYTFNFDYIGSRATGNDGGSFLIAGPGWQGETPAGVKKVFRSETDLIIAAYRTQLFNPDDLDNVKKVQTGYRAEPLSAFLGQPAPAPAPAIDFMKPLSAEDERKSPEFFNILNFLLQFTPTNPSETELMARFGKIGVGAGKTFDGSALTPEIKTAIEQGMADAWDDLENLKKKVDAGEVTSGDMFGTREYLKNNYLYRMAAAVLGIYGNSKQEAMYPIYAVDAGGQKLDGANRYTVRFTADQMPPVHAFWSMTMYDLPASLLVANPINRYLLNKPMLPQFVKDADGGYTFYVQSESPGKDMEPNWLPAPKGPFFIALRLYWPKEAALNGTWKHPPMTKTP, encoded by the coding sequence ATGGCAATTGTGGCCCTGGCGATTGCCGGTGGTCTGACCTCAGCCTCCACCAGCCAAGCACAAGATGTAACGGTGGCTGAAGCCCGTGAGATAGCCAAGGAAGCCTATGTCTACGGGTTCCCGATGGTCGACAACTACCGCATCCAGTACGCTTATTTCGTTGACACCAAGAACCCAGAATACAAGGCGCCTTGGAACCAGCTCACCAACATCCCGCGCGTCTACACGCCGGAGGACAAAGCGATCCAGACACCCAACTCCGACACGCCCTACTCGATGATCGGTATGGACCTGCGCGCTGAACCGATGGTGCTAACTGTTCCCCCGATCGAGAAAGATCGCTACTTCAGCATCCAGCTCATCGACGCCTATACGTTCAACTTCGATTACATCGGCAGCCGCGCGACCGGCAACGACGGCGGCAGCTTCCTGATCGCCGGCCCGGGCTGGCAAGGCGAGACGCCGGCTGGCGTGAAGAAGGTGTTTCGCTCGGAGACCGACCTTATCATCGCGGCCTATCGCACGCAGCTTTTCAATCCAGATGACCTCGACAATGTGAAGAAGGTCCAGACTGGCTACAGGGCCGAGCCGCTTTCGGCGTTTCTCGGCCAGCCCGCGCCAGCCCCTGCGCCTGCAATCGATTTCATGAAGCCGCTGAGCGCAGAGGACGAGAGGAAGTCACCTGAGTTCTTCAACATCTTAAACTTCCTCCTGCAGTTCACCCCGACCAATCCGTCCGAAACCGAACTGATGGCGCGTTTCGGGAAGATCGGGGTTGGCGCCGGAAAGACCTTCGACGGAAGTGCACTCACTCCGGAGATCAAAACCGCCATCGAGCAAGGCATGGCCGATGCCTGGGATGACCTCGAAAATCTGAAGAAGAAGGTCGATGCAGGGGAAGTGACCTCGGGCGACATGTTCGGCACACGCGAATACCTCAAGAACAACTACCTTTATCGCATGGCTGCGGCTGTCCTTGGCATCTACGGCAATTCGAAGCAGGAGGCGATGTACCCCATCTATGCCGTTGACGCCGGTGGGCAGAAGCTCGACGGCGCCAACCGCTACACAGTCCGCTTCACGGCCGACCAGATGCCGCCGGTCCACGCCTTCTGGTCAATGACGATGTATGATCTGCCGGCGAGTCTGCTGGTTGCCAATCCTATCAACCGCTACCTTCTGAACAAACCGATGCTGCCCCAATTCGTAAAGGATGCTGATGGCGGCTACACCTTCTATGTGCAGAGCGAGTCGCCGGGCAAAGACATGGAGCCGAACTGGCTGCCAGCGCCCAAGGGCCCCTTCTTCATTGCGCTGCGCCTCTATTGGCCGAAGGAAGCAGCGCTCAACGGCACATGGAAGCATCCGCCGATGACAAAAACGCCTTGA
- a CDS encoding DUF1254 domain-containing protein, which translates to MNLSRRSFAAACLVAASIAGFAPALAQAQDVTPEEARAIAKEAYVYGYPMVDSYRIQYAYFEDSKNPEFKGPWNTIINTPRVYTPADTAFVTPNSDTPYSWLGMDLRAEPIVLTMPAIDEKRYYSVQIIDGYTYIVDYIGSRATGNDGGSFLVAGPGWKGDTPAGVKKVIRSDTDFNWGVYRTQLFNPADLDEVKKVQAGYKVQTLSAFLGQPAPAAVPIDYIKPLTPAEQKTSPEFFNMLNFALQFAPTHPSETELMARFAKIGVGAGKTIDVSSLSPEVKTAIEQGIADAWADLANLQKTELDTGKVTTSDLFGSRAFLKDNYLYRMAGAVIGIGGNSKQEAMYPIFAVDTDGQKLDGANRYTVKFASGQLPPVNAFWSLTMYELPQSLLVANPINRYLINSPMLPELVKDADGGLTLYVQNESPGKDMEPNWLPAPKGPFIAFMRLYWPKEEALNGTWKAPPATKTQ; encoded by the coding sequence ATGAACCTTTCGAGACGCAGTTTTGCTGCTGCCTGTCTGGTCGCAGCATCTATCGCCGGCTTTGCCCCGGCGCTGGCGCAAGCCCAAGACGTCACACCCGAGGAAGCCCGCGCCATAGCCAAGGAAGCCTATGTCTACGGCTACCCGATGGTGGACAGTTACCGCATCCAATACGCCTATTTCGAAGACAGTAAAAATCCCGAATTCAAGGGACCATGGAACACCATCATCAACACGCCACGCGTGTACACGCCGGCCGACACCGCGTTCGTGACGCCCAATTCGGATACGCCCTACTCGTGGCTCGGCATGGATCTGCGCGCCGAACCCATAGTGCTGACCATGCCGGCGATCGATGAGAAGCGCTATTACAGCGTCCAGATAATCGATGGGTACACGTACATCGTCGACTATATCGGCAGTCGCGCGACCGGCAACGATGGCGGCAGCTTCCTTGTCGCCGGACCGGGCTGGAAAGGCGATACGCCTGCGGGCGTGAAAAAAGTGATCCGCTCTGATACCGACTTTAACTGGGGCGTCTACCGCACGCAGCTCTTCAATCCGGCCGACCTTGATGAGGTGAAGAAAGTCCAGGCCGGCTACAAAGTGCAGACACTATCTGCGTTTCTCGGACAGCCCGCGCCCGCGGCCGTGCCAATTGATTACATCAAGCCGCTGACACCCGCCGAACAAAAGACATCGCCTGAATTCTTCAACATGTTGAACTTCGCTCTCCAGTTCGCACCGACACATCCCTCGGAGACCGAACTGATGGCGCGTTTCGCCAAGATTGGCGTTGGCGCGGGAAAGACGATCGATGTGAGCTCGCTCTCTCCTGAAGTGAAAACCGCCATCGAGCAGGGAATAGCCGATGCCTGGGCCGATCTCGCCAACTTGCAGAAAACCGAGCTCGATACGGGCAAAGTGACGACTAGCGACCTGTTCGGGTCGCGCGCGTTTTTGAAGGACAATTACCTCTACCGGATGGCGGGCGCCGTGATCGGCATCGGCGGCAATTCGAAGCAGGAGGCGATGTATCCGATATTTGCCGTTGACACCGACGGCCAGAAACTCGACGGCGCCAACCGCTACACCGTAAAATTCGCATCGGGCCAGCTACCGCCAGTCAACGCGTTCTGGTCGCTGACGATGTATGAGCTGCCGCAGAGCTTGCTCGTCGCCAATCCGATCAACCGCTACCTGATCAATTCGCCGATGCTGCCGGAATTGGTGAAGGATGCCGATGGCGGCTTGACACTCTATGTCCAGAACGAGTCGCCGGGCAAAGACATGGAGCCGAACTGGCTGCCTGCGCCCAAAGGTCCGTTCATCGCTTTCATGCGCCTCTATTGGCCGAAAGAGGAAGCGCTCAACGGTACCTGGAAGGCGCCGCCCGCGACGAAGACCCAGTGA
- a CDS encoding SRPBCC family protein: protein MINTATETRSVIVEREIPYPPEKIWRALTQPHLIEEWLMKNNFRPVVDHRFNLSADWGAVDCQVQTVEPNKTLSYTWDTKDLESVVTWTLTPTHMGTHLRMEQTGFRPDQQPYYRGATVGWPRFLTALEQVVARID, encoded by the coding sequence ATGATCAACACCGCGACCGAAACGCGCTCCGTCATTGTCGAGCGGGAAATCCCTTATCCGCCGGAGAAGATCTGGCGCGCGCTGACCCAACCGCACCTGATCGAGGAGTGGCTCATGAAGAACAACTTCCGGCCAGTCGTGGACCACCGTTTCAACCTTAGCGCAGACTGGGGTGCCGTCGACTGCCAGGTCCAGACAGTCGAACCCAATAAAACGCTATCCTACACCTGGGACACCAAGGATCTCGAGAGTGTGGTCACCTGGACGCTCACCCCTACGCACATGGGGACCCACCTGCGCATGGAACAGACGGGCTTCCGACCGGATCAGCAGCCATACTACCGGGGCGCCACGGTCGGGTGGCCGAGGTTCCTTACAGCCCTGGAGCAGGTCGTGGCGCGGATAGACTGA
- the rocF gene encoding arginase → MRCKIVGAPVQDGAGRMGCEMGPSALRTAGLVEVLSGLGHAVEDMGAVQALPARRVVHGNLALKALPEVSAWTSAIAEAAYAASKDAMPIFLGGDHSISAGTVSGLARRATETRRPLFVLWLDAHPDFHTLDTTASGNLHGVPLAYASGQPGFSGYFPDLPAAVDPTRICTMGLRSVDPAERSALNQAGVTVHDMRAIDEHGIAPLLRAFLARVSAEDGLLHVSLDVDFLDPSIAPAVGTTVPGGATFREAHLVMEMLSDSGLVSSLDLVELNPFLDERGRTATLMVDLTASLMGRRIMDRPTRSHSGSF, encoded by the coding sequence ATGCGTTGCAAAATCGTCGGGGCGCCGGTGCAGGACGGCGCTGGCAGAATGGGATGCGAAATGGGGCCGAGTGCGCTGCGGACCGCCGGACTTGTTGAGGTGCTGTCCGGTCTTGGCCACGCTGTCGAGGATATGGGCGCCGTCCAGGCACTTCCGGCGAGGCGCGTGGTGCACGGCAATCTGGCGCTGAAGGCCCTGCCTGAGGTCTCGGCCTGGACATCCGCCATTGCCGAAGCCGCCTACGCGGCGAGCAAGGATGCCATGCCGATTTTTCTCGGCGGCGACCATTCGATCTCGGCGGGGACCGTGTCGGGCCTCGCCCGCCGCGCCACAGAGACCCGGCGCCCACTGTTCGTGCTGTGGCTCGACGCGCATCCGGACTTCCACACGCTCGACACCACCGCCAGCGGCAATCTGCACGGTGTTCCGCTCGCCTATGCCAGCGGCCAGCCAGGTTTTAGCGGCTATTTTCCGGATCTGCCGGCAGCGGTCGATCCCACGCGTATCTGCACCATGGGCCTGCGCAGTGTCGACCCGGCCGAGCGCAGCGCGCTCAACCAGGCGGGCGTGACTGTGCATGACATGCGCGCCATCGACGAGCATGGCATTGCGCCGCTGCTGCGCGCCTTCCTGGCGCGCGTATCGGCGGAAGACGGGCTGCTGCATGTCAGTCTCGACGTCGACTTCCTCGACCCGTCAATTGCGCCGGCGGTCGGCACCACGGTTCCGGGCGGCGCGACGTTCCGCGAGGCGCATCTGGTGATGGAGATGCTGTCCGACAGCGGCCTCGTCTCCAGCCTGGACCTGGTCGAGTTGAATCCCTTTCTGGACGAGCGTGGCCGTACCGCGACGCTGATGGTCGACCTGACGGCGAGCCTGATGGGCCGCCGCATCATGGACCGCCCCACCCGCAGCCATTCCGGGAGCTTTTGA
- a CDS encoding DUF6074 family protein gives MSSANVRAFPIDRQVVLVREVAAKLGNLHGDTATSFWKATARELLDRAIGSGSDIASASNEVRRFFAAVQKEMHMLAGDVA, from the coding sequence ATGTCGTCAGCAAATGTGCGAGCCTTTCCAATAGACCGTCAGGTCGTCCTGGTTCGCGAGGTTGCTGCCAAGCTCGGCAATCTGCATGGCGACACGGCCACATCCTTCTGGAAGGCGACGGCGCGCGAACTCCTCGACCGCGCGATCGGGTCCGGCAGCGATATCGCTTCGGCCAGCAATGAGGTTCGCCGGTTTTTCGCGGCTGTGCAGAAAGAGATGCACATGCTGGCCGGCGACGTCGCCTAG
- a CDS encoding DUF1801 domain-containing protein, whose amino-acid sequence MKKSGSQESKSPSQLIDARIEELGDWRGQMLSRVRALVKEADPEVVEEWKWRGVPVWEHAGIICTGETYKTVVKLTFAKGAALEDPSGLFNSSLDGNTRRAIDLFESDAINEPALKNLIRAAIDHNQAKSKKKKAPAAARAKAQK is encoded by the coding sequence ATGAAGAAGAGCGGGTCGCAGGAAAGCAAATCTCCTTCCCAGCTGATAGACGCGAGAATCGAGGAACTGGGTGACTGGCGGGGCCAGATGCTCAGCCGGGTCCGTGCCTTGGTCAAAGAAGCTGATCCCGAAGTCGTCGAAGAGTGGAAATGGAGAGGGGTTCCGGTGTGGGAGCACGCCGGAATTATCTGTACCGGCGAGACGTACAAGACCGTCGTGAAGCTGACCTTTGCCAAAGGCGCCGCCCTGGAAGACCCCTCAGGCCTCTTCAACTCCAGCCTCGATGGCAATACCAGGCGAGCGATCGATCTTTTCGAGAGCGATGCGATCAATGAACCTGCGCTGAAAAATCTCATCCGTGCCGCTATTGACCACAATCAGGCCAAATCGAAGAAGAAGAAAGCGCCCGCGGCTGCTCGAGCCAAAGCACAGAAGTAA
- a CDS encoding DUF4239 domain-containing protein, translating into MSAFSTGGVVLLCLSCAASIGMLLRANLPDHHVSADSKDAIKLATAVVGTLSALALGLLIASAKTNFNDAESELRTSVARLLLLDRVMAHYGPETQQTRGLLRKLVENRLNEAWGNANEATDDTAAEDLGIEPVQDQLRALSPQTDAQRSIQARALQVSGQIAEAHWLAIEARGEGLPWPFLAILVFWLSLMFFTFGLWAPVNVTVICTLLVCALSVASAVFLIVDMSHPYLGFVHVSDAPLRDALERMGRR; encoded by the coding sequence ATGAGCGCCTTCTCGACCGGAGGGGTCGTATTACTCTGCCTGTCCTGCGCCGCTTCGATCGGAATGCTGCTTCGTGCCAATCTACCTGACCACCATGTGAGCGCCGACTCGAAAGATGCGATCAAGTTAGCCACAGCGGTGGTCGGGACGTTGTCGGCGCTTGCGCTCGGGCTTTTGATTGCCTCAGCCAAAACCAACTTCAATGACGCGGAGAGCGAGCTGCGGACTTCCGTGGCACGTCTGCTGCTGCTCGACCGTGTCATGGCGCACTACGGTCCAGAGACTCAGCAGACACGGGGGCTGCTGCGAAAGCTTGTTGAGAACCGATTAAATGAGGCCTGGGGCAACGCGAACGAGGCAACGGACGATACTGCGGCTGAAGACCTGGGCATCGAACCTGTTCAGGACCAACTTCGGGCGCTGTCTCCGCAGACCGATGCTCAGCGTTCGATCCAGGCCCGCGCCCTTCAGGTCAGCGGGCAAATCGCGGAGGCCCATTGGTTAGCGATCGAAGCACGCGGCGAAGGGTTGCCGTGGCCGTTCCTTGCGATTCTGGTGTTCTGGTTGAGCTTGATGTTCTTCACCTTCGGACTTTGGGCGCCCGTCAACGTGACGGTCATCTGCACATTGCTTGTTTGCGCGCTGTCGGTCGCGAGCGCAGTCTTCCTGATCGTCGATATGTCCCATCCTTATCTTGGATTCGTCCACGTTTCGGATGCTCCGTTGCGCGATGCCCTTGAACGCATGGGACGGAGGTAG
- a CDS encoding ornithine cyclodeaminase codes for MTTAKLNIVPFVSVDRMMKLVIAIGVERFLTELASYIEEDFRRWELFDKTPRIASHSHDGVIELMPTSDGRLYGFKYVNGHPKNMRQGLQTVTAFGVLADVGSGYPMLLTEMTILTALRTAATSAVAAKYLAPSGTRTMAIIGNGAQSEFQAIAFKALTGVDRLRLYDIDRSASLKCAKNLAGMGFDITICETGQEAVEGAGIITTVTADKQCATILTDNMVGSGVHINAVGGDCPGKTELHKDILLRSDIFVEFPPQTRIEGEIQQLDPNHPVTELWEVITAKAQGRRDAKQITLFDSVGFAIEDFSALRYVRDQLQATGLYEELDLLADPDEPRDLFGMLLRAAMQPAA; via the coding sequence ATGACCACGGCAAAGCTGAACATCGTCCCCTTCGTCAGCGTCGACCGCATGATGAAACTGGTGATCGCCATCGGCGTCGAGCGCTTCCTGACCGAGCTCGCCAGCTACATCGAGGAAGACTTCCGTCGCTGGGAGCTTTTCGACAAGACGCCTCGCATCGCCTCGCATAGCCACGACGGCGTCATCGAGCTGATGCCGACCAGCGATGGGCGCCTCTACGGCTTCAAATATGTCAACGGCCATCCGAAGAACATGCGCCAGGGTTTGCAGACGGTGACCGCCTTCGGCGTGCTCGCCGATGTCGGCAGCGGCTATCCGATGCTGCTCACGGAGATGACCATCCTGACCGCGCTGCGCACCGCCGCCACATCCGCTGTCGCGGCCAAATATCTGGCGCCGAGCGGCACGCGCACCATGGCCATCATCGGCAATGGCGCCCAATCGGAATTCCAGGCGATCGCCTTCAAGGCGCTGACCGGCGTCGATCGGCTCAGGCTTTACGACATCGACCGGTCCGCCTCCCTGAAATGCGCAAAGAACCTGGCTGGCATGGGATTTGACATCACCATCTGCGAAACCGGGCAGGAAGCGGTTGAGGGTGCCGGGATCATCACGACCGTTACCGCCGACAAGCAGTGCGCGACAATTCTCACCGACAACATGGTCGGCTCCGGTGTCCACATCAACGCCGTCGGCGGCGACTGCCCCGGCAAGACCGAACTCCACAAGGACATCCTGCTGCGCTCCGACATTTTCGTCGAGTTCCCGCCACAGACACGCATCGAGGGCGAGATCCAGCAGCTGGATCCCAACCATCCGGTGACCGAACTCTGGGAGGTGATCACCGCCAAGGCACAAGGGCGCCGAGACGCCAAGCAGATCACCCTGTTCGATTCGGTCGGCTTCGCGATCGAGGATTTTTCGGCGCTACGATATGTAAGGGACCAGTTGCAAGCGACCGGCCTGTACGAGGAACTCGACTTGCTCGCCGATCCCGACGAGCCGCGAGATCTATTTGGCATGCTGCTGAGGGCGGCGATGCAGCCGGCGGCTTAG
- the map gene encoding type I methionyl aminopeptidase, which translates to MVTYLDAATAPLRNTGQIRLYGEEGFVGMRKACDLTARCLDELVPMVGPGVTTETIDRFVFEFGMDHGALPATLNYRGYTKSSCTSINHVVCHGIPDNKPLKDGDIVNIDVTYILDGWHGDSSRMYPVGTIKRAAERLLEVTHECLMRGIAAIRPGARTGAIGAAIQTFAEGERCSVVRDFCGHGVGQLFHDAPNILHYGSAHEGVEMRPGMIFTVEPMINLGRPHVKVLSDGWTAVTRDRSLSAQYEHTIGVTETGCEIFTLSPKNLDRPGLPA; encoded by the coding sequence ATGGTTACTTATCTCGACGCCGCCACGGCCCCCCTCAGAAACACCGGCCAGATCCGCCTTTATGGCGAAGAAGGTTTTGTCGGCATGCGCAAGGCCTGCGACCTCACCGCACGCTGCCTTGACGAACTGGTGCCGATGGTCGGGCCGGGCGTCACCACGGAAACCATCGACCGTTTCGTCTTCGAGTTCGGCATGGATCACGGCGCGTTGCCGGCGACACTCAACTATCGCGGCTACACCAAGTCGTCCTGCACCTCGATCAACCATGTCGTCTGTCATGGCATTCCCGACAACAAGCCGCTGAAGGATGGCGACATCGTCAACATCGACGTCACCTATATTCTAGACGGCTGGCACGGCGATTCCTCGCGCATGTACCCGGTGGGCACCATCAAGCGCGCCGCCGAGCGCCTGCTCGAGGTCACGCATGAATGCCTGATGCGCGGCATTGCCGCGATCAGGCCCGGTGCCCGCACCGGCGCCATCGGCGCCGCCATCCAGACCTTTGCCGAAGGCGAGCGCTGCTCGGTGGTGCGCGATTTCTGCGGCCACGGCGTCGGCCAGCTCTTTCATGATGCGCCCAATATCCTGCACTATGGCAGCGCCCATGAAGGCGTCGAGATGCGTCCGGGCATGATCTTCACTGTCGAGCCGATGATCAATCTCGGCCGGCCGCATGTGAAGGTTCTGTCGGACGGCTGGACAGCGGTGACGCGCGACCGCTCGCTGTCGGCACAGTACGAGCACACGATCGGCGTCACCGAGACCGGCTGCGAGATTTTCACGCTGTCACCAAAAAACCTCGACCGCCCCGGCCTGCCGGCCTAG
- a CDS encoding transporter, producing the protein MKTCLSAMSGLFLMYGAAGAFAQDADELSKQLANPIASLISVPFQSNFDFGAGPDDNGFAYTLNIQPVIPISLNDEWNVISRTILPVSYRDYTPDGDVFGLGDVTQSLFFSPKAPTAGGLIWGIGPVFLLPTATDDFLGSGKWGAGPTAVALVQKGEWTVGGLANHVWSFAGQGDRADVSSTFLQPFVSYSLGHGRSVSLNAEATYNWEAEQWTVPLNLGFAQVLKIGEQPVSFQIGAKYYAVAPEGGPEWGIRTTITLLFPKK; encoded by the coding sequence ATGAAGACGTGTTTGTCGGCGATGTCCGGACTGTTCTTAATGTACGGTGCGGCCGGAGCTTTTGCTCAGGACGCCGACGAATTGTCCAAGCAACTCGCCAATCCGATTGCGAGCCTGATCAGTGTGCCATTCCAGAGCAATTTCGATTTTGGAGCCGGACCAGACGACAACGGGTTTGCCTACACGCTGAACATCCAGCCTGTCATTCCGATTTCGCTGAACGACGAGTGGAACGTGATATCCCGTACAATTCTACCGGTGAGCTATCGCGATTACACGCCCGACGGCGATGTTTTCGGATTGGGGGACGTTACGCAGAGCCTTTTCTTTTCGCCGAAGGCCCCAACAGCCGGCGGCTTGATCTGGGGCATAGGGCCGGTCTTCCTGCTGCCGACGGCGACGGATGATTTTCTTGGCAGCGGCAAATGGGGGGCTGGTCCTACTGCTGTCGCGTTGGTTCAAAAGGGTGAATGGACAGTAGGAGGATTGGCAAATCACGTCTGGTCATTCGCCGGCCAAGGCGACCGCGCCGACGTGAGTTCCACTTTCCTGCAGCCCTTCGTTTCGTATAGTCTGGGCCATGGCCGGTCGGTCTCGTTGAATGCGGAGGCAACCTACAATTGGGAAGCCGAGCAATGGACCGTTCCCCTCAATCTCGGGTTTGCCCAGGTGCTCAAGATCGGCGAACAACCCGTCAGTTTTCAGATCGGCGCGAAGTACTATGCCGTAGCACCAGAGGGCGGACCGGAGTGGGGAATTAGGACGACCATCACCCTGCTGTTTCCTAAGAAATGA
- a CDS encoding DUF982 domain-containing protein, translated as MDRLQFEVPVRIAPAPGLPVEEIYSVEQALDVLQGWPTRRQGKVYEAAFNACFGATVDVVKTEDACRAFMAFCRVSGLLARDMMVPGKRGGEARGLRI; from the coding sequence ATGGACAGATTGCAATTCGAAGTGCCGGTGCGCATCGCGCCCGCACCCGGCCTGCCGGTCGAGGAGATATACAGCGTCGAACAGGCGCTCGACGTTCTGCAGGGCTGGCCCACACGCCGGCAAGGCAAGGTCTACGAGGCCGCGTTTAACGCCTGCTTTGGCGCTACGGTCGACGTGGTGAAGACCGAGGATGCCTGCAGGGCGTTCATGGCGTTTTGCCGGGTGAGCGGCTTGCTGGCCAGGGACATGATGGTTCCCGGCAAGCGCGGCGGTGAGGCGAGGGGACTGAGGATCTAG
- a CDS encoding GcrA family cell cycle regulator, with the protein MPENIRVTSRDVPLIQLGLYQCRFPVSEDPSVPGGYRFCAGPTSPDRVYCDHHHTIVTAVDPRRARSGLHLTQRRAA; encoded by the coding sequence ATGCCTGAAAATATCAGAGTAACTTCGAGAGACGTCCCCCTCATCCAGCTAGGCCTCTATCAGTGCCGCTTCCCGGTGAGCGAAGACCCGTCAGTACCCGGCGGTTACCGCTTTTGTGCTGGGCCAACTTCGCCGGATCGCGTCTACTGTGATCACCACCACACCATAGTCACCGCCGTCGACCCTCGTCGCGCCCGTTCGGGTCTCCACCTCACTCAACGACGCGCCGCGTAA
- a CDS encoding JAB domain-containing protein produces the protein MGNIGDDDERGFFSEARIQPPAKTAAVEQPHYLGHRDRLRQRFATAGPNALPDYELLELLLFRLIPRIDTKPIAKALLARFGTLAEVLGAPVALLQEVKGIGPAVAVDLKVIAAAAQRMARGEIQGRELLSSWTQLLEYCRSAMAFENREQFRILFLDKKNMLIADEVQQVGTVDHTPVYPREVVKRALELSATAIILVHNNPARYPTVIVDHERSRLDLISTRNQRFESFILVRPTSGQRMIASKCGQLSGEDVVRGKTRALPCPTMQREADR, from the coding sequence ATGGGGAATATCGGCGACGACGACGAGCGGGGATTCTTCTCCGAAGCGCGGATTCAGCCGCCTGCGAAGACCGCAGCGGTCGAGCAGCCGCATTATCTCGGTCACCGCGACCGCTTGCGCCAACGGTTCGCAACCGCCGGCCCTAACGCGCTGCCCGACTACGAACTCTTGGAGCTTTTGCTCTTTCGCCTGATCCCTCGCATCGACACCAAGCCGATCGCCAAGGCGCTGCTGGCGCGCTTCGGCACGCTGGCCGAGGTTCTCGGCGCGCCTGTGGCGTTGCTTCAGGAGGTCAAGGGAATTGGTCCGGCGGTGGCGGTCGATCTCAAGGTGATTGCCGCGGCGGCGCAGCGCATGGCGCGCGGCGAGATCCAGGGCCGCGAGCTTTTGTCGTCCTGGACGCAGCTTCTCGAATATTGCCGCTCAGCCATGGCCTTCGAAAATCGTGAACAATTCCGCATTCTGTTCCTCGACAAGAAGAACATGCTGATCGCCGATGAGGTGCAACAGGTCGGCACTGTCGACCACACGCCGGTCTATCCGCGTGAAGTGGTCAAGCGGGCGCTCGAACTCTCGGCCACGGCAATCATACTGGTCCACAACAATCCCGCTCGATACCCCACTGTGATTGTGGATCACGAGCGGTCACGCTTGGATCTGATTTCCACGAGAAATCAGAGATTTGAGAGCTTCATTTTGGTCCGCCCAACCTCCGGGCAACGGATGATAGCAAGCAAATGTGGGCAGTTGTCCGGCGAGGACGTTGTCCGAGGCAAGACACGCGCCCTTCCCTGCCCCACAATGCAGCGCGAAGCCGATCGCTGA